The Bombus fervidus isolate BK054 chromosome 1, iyBomFerv1, whole genome shotgun sequence genome includes a window with the following:
- the LOC139985889 gene encoding ATPase family AAA domain-containing protein 2-like, whose product MSCAKDFSCIGGLEKQIRVVKETVLFPLMYGDIYAKFNLKPPRGLLFYGPPGTGKTLVASALAAECSNSERKVSFISRKGSDCLSKWVGESEKKLQKIFSLAQQSKPCIIFFDEVDGLAPVRSSRQDFVHASIVSTLLALMDGLENNSEIIVIGATNRIDAIDPALRRPGRFDRELYFPLPCYTSRKEILSVHIKSWKQKPPQKFLAYLASKTVGFCGSDLQALCAEAVMCCVRRLYPEIYTSNAKYQINERHLKVEKQDFLKAQQNILPASHRVTIVPVKSLSYKIQPLLQENLSCILSQLETLCPTGMLICNDITGRAVSRSNSCPRILLCGDDSHTRHLGPALLHTLEHLPCHVLDVTTLFEETGRAAEEALIQKMKMARRSLPSLLYIPDILAWWDLVDEAARVVFSSLMHGLDRSVHILILITANCSQADLPADIASLFDEHQSEIFEVMSPGKQQRESFFKQLFVHSACDLESNRSSQGIFDNNMIPSNLIFYLEINVKRKNSASGEGPPSKRTRNSPSHLSASSNEKLTEFEIEELLRTIVGATETWPCHELESLFASLELTLEKNEEDLCSAIECLERFKEFRRVKVYVKKEQED is encoded by the exons ATGTCTTGCGCGAAGGATTTCTCTTGCATCGGAGGACTGGAGAAGCAGATTCGTGTTGTAAAGGAAACGGTCCTGTTTCCGCTCATGTACGGTGACATTTACGCGAAGTTCAACCTGAAACCACCGAGGGGTTTGCTTTTTTACGGGCCTCCCG GAACAGGAAAAACGCTGGTCGCCAGCGCTTTAGCCGCGGAGTGTAGTAATTCGGAACGAAAGGTTTCCTTTATATCTCGCAAGGGTTCCGATTGCCTTAGCAAATGGGTCGGCGAAAGCGAGAAAAAGCTTCAGAAGATTTTTTCACTA GCTCAACAATCGAAGCCTTGCATAATCTTCTTTGACGAAGTTGACGGTTTAGCTCCAGTCAGATCTAGCCGCCAAGACTTTGTGCACGCCAGCATTGTTTCCACTCTCTTGGCCTTGATGGACGGCTTAGAGAACAATTCAGAGATCATAGTAATTGGAGCAACGAACAGAATCGATGCCATAGATCCAGCTTTAAGAAGACCTGGCCGATTCGACAGAGAGCTATACTTCCCGTTGCCATGTTATACGTCGAGGAAAGAAATACTCTCA GTTCATATAAAAAGTTGGAAGCAAAAACCACCGCAAAAGTTTTTAGCGTATCTGGCATCGAAAACGGTCGGATTTTGTGGAAGTGACTTGCAAGCTCTTTGCGCCGAAGCGGTAATGTGCTGTGTTCGGAGACTCTATCCGGAAATATACACTTCCAATGCGAAGTATCAGATTAACGAACGTCATCTTAAA GTTGAGAAACAAGATTTTTTAAAGGCACAACAGAACATCTTGCCAGCATCGCATCGTGTTACAATTGTACCCGTGAAGTCTTTGTCGTATAAAATCCAGccattacttcaagaaaatttGTCATGCATTCTGTCACAACTCGAAACTCTTTGTCCAACGGGAATGTTAATTTGCAATGATAT CACTGGTAGAGCTGTATCGAGGTCAAACAGCTGTCCGAGGATTTTATTGTGCGGTGATGACTCTCACACTCGTCATCTGGGACCAGCATTACTCCATACCTTGGAACATTTACCTTGTCATGTGTTAGACGTCACAACTTTGTTCGAGGAAACAGGAAGGGCTGCGGAAGAAGCTCTCATTCAA aaaatgaaaatggcTCGAAGAAGTTTACCATCGCTGCTCTACATTCCTGACATCTTAGCCTGGTGGGATCTAGTGGATGAAGCGGCACGCGTCGTTTTTAGTTCTTTGATGCATGGCTTAGATCGATCGGTGCATATCTTAATCTTGATTACGGCCAATTGCTCACAAGCAGATTTACCAGCAGAT ATTGCATCTTTATTCGATGAACATCAAAGCGAAATATTCGAAGTCATGTCCCCTGGAAAACAACAACGAGAATCTTTTTTCAAGCAATTATTCGTTCACTCGGCGTGTGATCTCGAATCTAATCGTTCTTCACAAggtatatttgataataatatgatACCCTCA AACTTAATTTTCTATCTAGAAATTaatgttaaaagaaaaaatagcgCATCAGGCGAAGGACCACCGTCAAAACGTACAAGAAATTCTCCGTCCCATTTATCCGCGTCGAGCAACGAGAAACTGACCGAGTTTGAAATAGAGGAACTGCTTCGAACGATCGTCGGGGCGACGGAAACGTGGCCGTGCCACGAGCTCGAAAGTCTGTTCGCTTCCCTCGAATTAACTCTAGAAAAGAACGAGGAAGACTTATGCTCTGCAATTGAATGCCTCGAACGGTTTAAAGAATTCAGAAGGGTAAAAGTATACGTGAAGAAGGAACAAGAAGATTGA